The Quercus lobata isolate SW786 chromosome 4, ValleyOak3.0 Primary Assembly, whole genome shotgun sequence genome segment TGATCAAGTTAACGGTGTGCATCAACTGTTGGTAAATAATGTAATGCTGCATAAGATGGTACATGACAATGGCGGAGGTAGGATTTCAATTCAGGGGGGGCAAACTTAGaagtcaatattaaaaaaaaaaaactatattaaaaaaaatttaaaaaacaactATAAGTGTCATACAAAAACTACGTAAACTATATTTAGACATTTAAGttaatactataaaataaattaatttgaaaaatatttaaaatatagcaATTTACTTGCAAAGTTGTATACACATCTCACTATCTTTTCTTAATCATTTTTGAAACTATAGGAAAAGTTcgactttctttttatttttcaaaataattaaaattttagttcatagcATAAACCCACAATTTAAAACTGAAATGTCAAGAAATTGAGaaccaaagaacaaaaaaaaaaaaacaaaaaaaaattgtgtacaatataggACTATCGATTGAAATGTCATAAGAAAGACACTACAATGCATTATTATTATGCTAAGCTTAAGTGCATGATAATTAAAAGCTAACAGCTAACAAGTTAAAGCTCTTGGTGTGTGTTATTGTGCCTAACGGAAATTCTTCCAATTATTTTTGCTTGTGTCACGAAACTTTTTCCttgtttcctattttttttccttacacaGTGTCATTGACTTAGGTAAGCTTGTCATTTTCCCTCTATTTCAGTAGGGCTAGGAAGCTTTTTTCctaatttgtgtttattttctgCATCAAGGAGTGTAAAGCATTCTAAATATTTCATAATAGTAGTACATATGGAATATTTTTGGACGAGTCAAGGGGGGCACTTGCCCCCTCTTGCCCCCCCTGGCTCCGCCTTTGGTACATGACAAAGACATTCATCAATTTGTGTACTATtacatgctaaaaattaaataataacacTCAAATTTGACCATAAGCATTATACACATAACACGCAATATAACCCAATGTACACACATAACATTTATCACTGTTTCTATAGCTTATTATACATTTCTTATAAAATCAAACAACACCAAACAACTAATATACCTCTAAAATACCATTCAAGAAAATACACATAACACTCattcaagaaaataccaaagcaTAAGTAATACaacttattaaatgaaaattatactctaacaaAAAACATACATTATGATTGATAAACTTTTATAATATCTACAACTATGTTTaccaacacaataaaattcTCAATgtatttcaaagaagagaatgaGTTTCTTACCTGAGATGATGGAGAGATAACACCAACTTTTGACCGAAAATTCTTACAATGAGGAGAATATCTAAAAATGATGAGGAGAATTGCTTGAGAAGTAGATATAGCAGAAGAACTTGATTATAAAAGAGCCAAGTACTATTAATAACTTGATTTCCAATTAATTGGGTTCAGCTTCACGTGTGAACAATTGATGTGAAATGGCGTCAAAATAGCATAAAACTCGATTATAACAATGCCGAGTAAAATTAATAACTCGATTATCAGTTATTCGGGTTTTAAGTACTCGTTTTCTTTGTTCCCGAGTTACAGACAGTATCGcggaaattttttattacctAAAAGCCAGGCTGGCTCACCAGGGTGGCAGGAACCTGCCCATAACTCGACTTCCTAATAGTCGAGTTATTTAGGTAACTCGGCTTTTTGGGGATCGAGTATTTAAACAGGGgcacgcccctatatagtttcgaaacaggggcattatgccaaatatttttccCAGAAGGGGCAAAAGGCCAGAATCCTCTAAATAAATGTATCATTCCTTCTGATTAATGTATCTATGCCATCTCATTTCCTAAAAGAACACCCAAAAAATGTCACTCTTTCCTTCTGATTTCTAAAACCAGCCAGAGCAGAGCAAATATGGAGTGGGTATTACTCTTACTCATTTGCTTCCTCTTGCTTTCTCAACCTAATAATTGTTCCtcttgctttctctctcttttaattcaTCAATGCCTCTTTGCCATTCACACCAATCCTCTGCTTTGCTCCATTTCAGAAACTCTTTTTCTGTCAATCATTCTAGGTATTTTCATTATGATTCTTATCCTCTAAAGAATTTGTGGAAAATGGGTACAGATTGTTGTGGGTGGGATGGGGTCACCTGTGATCAGATGACTGGTCATGTCATTGGTGTTGACCTCAGTTGCAGTCGGCTTCATGGTCCCATCCATCCTAAAAGCACCCTTTTCTCTCTTCGCCATCTCTAGAGGCCCAACCTCGCTTACAACCCTCCGCAATTTCATCTAAGTTTGGTGGCTTTGCGAACATGACGCATCTCAACCTCACTGACTGCTACTTTGCTAGTAATTTCTCATCTGAAATCTCCCACTTATCCAAACTAGTTTCACTTGATCTCTCTTGGAATTTTGACATGAGAATAGAAACGCCTAGTTTGAAAAGGCTTATTCAAAACCTAACCCATCTAAATGAActtgttttggattttgttaACATGTCTTCTGTTCGACCTAATTCTTTCATGAATTTGTCTTCCGCTTTGACATCTCTTCGTCTTTGTTATTGTGGATTGAAAGGGAGATTCCCAGATAATATATTCCACCTTCCAAACCTCCAGCTGCTCTATGTATGTGGCAACTACAATCTCACCGGTTCCCTTCCAACGCATAACTAAAGTACTCCTCTTGAGTCCTTGGAGCTCTCTACAACCAAATTCCCAATCGACTTACCTAATTTAATAAGCAATCTCAAGTCCTTAAAAGAATTGTACCTCAGAGGATGCAATTTCACAGGATCATATCCAACATTTCTTCCTAATCTCACACAAATCACTTATTTGGCCCTCTCAGATAATAACTTTGGTGGTCAGTTTCCATGGTCCCTCCTAAACTTTGAAGTTCTTACTTACTTAGATCTTGGAGGCAACAATTTCATAGGGTAGCTTCCGAAAGTTACGACAAACTTGACCCaaattttctcttcaaataatTCTTCTAATAGTCAACTAGTCAACAAGATTCCTTCCAATCTAAAATCTCTCATCTTATCTCATAACTTATTGGACGGCACTATACCATCTTGGTTGTATCACATCCCATCTTTACATGAATTATCTCTAGAGAATAACCAATTCACTGGACAGATTGATGAATTCCAGCATGATTCTTTATATTATCTTGATTTGAGTAATAACAACCTACATGGCCATCTTCCAATCTCAATTGCTAAACTTGTGAAATTTCTCCCACTTGATATCTCCTTCAATAATTTAAGTGGTAGTGTGGAGCCAAACATCTTCACAAAGCTCAAAAGTCTAGAATTGGTTGATCTTTCACATAATCCTCTCTTATCATTCCACACGTATAGCTATAACATTGCAGACTATACCTTGCCCAAACTTCGATCATTATCTTTGTCATCTTGCAACATAAGTGAGTTCCCGTATTTCTTAAAATccacataaaatttaaattcattaGACCTTTCCAAAAACCAAATCAATGGTAGTATTCCAACATGGTTGTTGGAGGTGAAGACGGATTCATTGAGTTACCTGAATCTTTCATACAACTCCTTGGCAAGAATAGGAAACCTTCCATGGAAGAACTTGCAAGTTCTTGATCTTCATTCTAACTTGCTTGAAGAACCACTTCCAGTACCTCCGCTGCACACTTATTTCTTTTCAGTCTCAAGGAATAATTTAACTAGAGAGATCCCTCTCTTGATTTGCAATCTCAGTTCCCTCCATTACCTTGATTTGTCTTATAATCGCTTGAGTAACAAGATTCCTCCATGTTTGGGAAACTTAAGTAATCATCTCATAGATTTGGATTTGCAAAGTAACAATCTTCATGGTACTATCCCTTCAACATTTGCAAAGGGCTGTTACTTGAGAAGTCTTAAACTCAATGGCAATCGATTGGAAGGTTCATTGCCACAATCATTGGTCCATTGTAGAAAGTTGGAAGTTCTAGATTTTGGTAACAACAAGATTAATGGAACCTTTCCTCTTTGGTTGGAAAATCTTCCAAAGTTGCAGGTTCTTATCTTGCGGACAAACAACTTTCATGGTGCTATAGGCAATCCCAAGTACAAATTCCCGTTCCCTAATTTGCGAATCATTGACCTCTCTCACAATGAGTTCCATGGTCTGTTGCGAACAAACTTTTTCAAGTATTTAAAAGCCATGAAGAATTCTAATGCAGACAAAGGTGGATTGAAATATATGGGTGATCGTTATTATCAAGATTTTGTGATAGTGGCGATGAAAGGGATTTTTATTCACTTGGTGAAAATCCAAAGTCTATTCACAACCATTGATTTCAAAGGAGAAATTCCAAAGGCAATTGAAGAGCTTCAATCACTTAAGGGGCTTAATTTTTCACACAATAATCTTACAGGTCATATGCCGCCATCGTTGGGAAAATTAACCAATCTTGAATGGATAGATCTCTCCTCAAACAAGCTTATAGGTGAAATTCCTATACAATTGGCAGATCTCACATCACTGGCAGTTTTAAACCTATCAAAAAACCATCTTTTTGGACAAATACCTCAAGGTAAACAGTTCAATACCTTTACGAATGATTCTTACAATGGGAACCTGGGGTTATGTGGATTTCCAATGACAAAATTTTGTGGCAATGATGAGGGACAACAATTATTGCCATCATCAACCACTCAAGAAGatgatttcaaatttgaaaatggGTTTAATTAGAAAGTTGTATTGTTGGGGTACTGTTGTGGATTCATGTTTggattgggtttgggttatcTTGTGTTCTCAAGTGGGAAACCGAAATGGCTTGTGAATATTGTTTATGGAGAATATGATAACAAGGTATGAAGATCCAAGAAGAATGCTCATGGATGAACTCattgaagaaaattttggtggatGCAAATATTGATTCTAGGTATATACTTATatactaataatatatttgaaaataatctatttcattaatttttggtTCTTAAAACTGTTTCTTTAAATTGTTAAGATGATTGttcatttttaatttcctttatgCTAGTCAAGAATGGCTTTACTTGTGTTAATGTGAGTCTTAATACTAGGTGCATAAGCTTCTAtgtttcctttcaaaaaaaaaaaaaaatgcttctgTGTTTAAAGTATAGCTATACAAGAGAGTAAATTGATGTGCTGATATTGTTTCTATTGCCACTAGAGATGGCATTATGCTGGTTTGTTCTTGACCCTGAATCTTCCTATATTCTGTCTCTCTTTACATTTTTATATGTTGAGGAGTCTATCAATAAGATTCTAAAGTACATACTGGTTATGTATAAAACTTAGAAAATTAATGAGATAATACATTACTAGTGATTTTGCCGTTTTGGTTTCCACAAATTATTACAATCACCTTTACTTAGCCAACTAGTTGTTTCTGGCACTTTTTGGTTATAATTAGTCAGTCTAAAAtgtcaaacaaatttaaaaaatgaaatactttTCTCATTCCAAATTCAGCTAAATTGACACTAAAGAACAACTCTTAGTAACTCGTTTTATTGGTGCTCTGATTTAAACTACTATACTTGACATCACAGGCTTATGGCCCTTTCTATCCAGTATTAACAGGATGGAGGGATAACATTCATTCATATTTAACGAAGTACTGGCCGACATTCCACGACCAAATGATAATATAACACAGGCACTTCACCTTTTTGCCCTTAGTGGTATTGATGAAAGATAAACAGTTAGTCTTCTAGGTACTACTATGTCTCTGCTCTTTCTTATTTCCCCCCTTATTTTATGGAgttgaaaaatgtttaaaagttatttggtttatatcaatttcttaatcaTCTAAAGATGCACAAGACATTGGGAAGATTAGCTGTGAATTCATACAAAAATGCCTCCCTTACCTTAACAGAACAGGGCAACCAAACCCAACTATAGCTCCTGATTTTCTCATTGAGATGAGAATGAGATGCCAAGACAGTAATAGGACCACCACTCGACCTTCTTCACCCATGGAATCATTTGAAATGAGTAAGTCTACAGTGGGGATGTCATATTTGCAGGAATTGTCACCTTCGATATCATCTGGGGCAGGTTTTGACATTCACGACTGTCAGAGCTTGTTAAAGGGGAGAGGGCTCCTTTTTGCCGATCAGAAATTGATAGCTAATGAGAAGACTGCGAGATTGGTAAGGGTTTATGCTTCAGATAATGGATCAACCTTTCGAATGGACTTTGCTTGGGCAATGATGAAGATGTCAGGTCTTAATGTTCTGACTGGATCTCAAGGTCAGGTCCAAAGAAACTGCTCCTTGGCTTTGGTCAATTCCTAAGTGACAGTCTGACCATAATGAACTCTTgagatcttttttctttcatgtaAGTTTCTCTTATGTTCTATATTTGATTGTAGATGTTGTGACTTCTACATTTCTTGCTTGTGCTACTTTTTGAGTCATATATAAATGCAATGGCATAGAGTAGACATTAGTCACAACGATGAACCTTACAGAGAAAAACTGCATATTAATGTGTTTTGGTTGTTGATTTCTTTTGGcatatagaattttaattttaatgttttgattCTTACCAAAAGTTAACAAATATTTGGAGAGTTCATAATGTATACTGCAACATCCAAATTAATATTAAGGATAGAATTCTTTAGACATATGTTGAGCTTGTGGTGCCTTTGTGTTAAAACCTCATGCCCTCTCCcctgtatgtgtgtgtgtgtttgtttctcataaaaaagaagCAAACCTTATGAAAATAGTAGTCTTACATAGggtgaataaataaataaacttggtCCTAGTTGATAGGAGCTTATCATTTGGGGCCTTTTAGTTTTGTGGTCTCTACGCTAGGCCTTATCAATGTCAATATGACTAGTGTAGTAGCCTTAGCTTCTAAACCCAATGAACCCTTTCTTCTTGCATGGCCCGAAAAAAACAATGGGAAAACCTTAATAACTTAGAAGTCAAAACACTCAAACCATAATAACTCATTAGGGTCTTGCTTGTGTTTCATTCCCTGTgcactatttaattttttagtttttacaaagGAGCTGTTTGAGttcccaccccccccccccttttttgggggtggggggaatAGAATGCCAGAGAGTAAGTAAACAACTGGTCTTTCATGGGAACCTAAATTTTTCACCAGGAACCCATAATGGGAGTGAGAGCGAATCTTAGAATTAGAGTTAAACTAGTGCACTTTGGAGACCCAATTCAGAGCTTGTTGATGGGCTTTTCCTCTCCAGAAAGTTGAAACAAATTTAAGAGAAAGCATCTCAAAAATACTGCCGGAAAAGCTTGGTATGTCAATGTTTCAATGAGAGTttctattttaacttttcattatattttcttctgtCTGATTGgttggctgagaaagagaaagagaggaaagcTTTGAATTTCTTAAACCTTGATGCTTTTGGTTTCAAGTTAACCACTAACTCTTCTCATTTCTTTTAGTGTATATGGGTGGAggaatttagtttttatttgggGTCTCAACTTACAAGATTTTTCATTTAGAAGTGTTGTTAAATTTTCTAACAAtgattacattttatttttgttggtaaaatGTACATAGGTTTGACTTGTGTCCACAAACCATAACCCCTAAAATTGAGAAAGATTTTTGTTTACTGAAGGTGTGTTGAACTCTATTTTTTGTCTATGTAATTTGTTTCTGCAGCACTACTTTTCAATTATGCTCAAATTATTCTCTCGGTAacatttaattgtttaatttttttttagataaaataaaaaataaaaaattggtttaattgttttgaaTTTGCTTAGTGTTTTAACTTTCAACCTTATGTGCTTTAGGGAATGTGCCATTATGTAACTTAGGTCACAGTCATGCAGCTATGGAACTAGGGAAATTATTGAAATGCTTGTGTCTTTGTACATTAATGTTATAGCTTAAAGTGTAATCAGATCTTATTCTTCCACTTAAGAGATTGTTCGGCTTTAGATAATTCACaaattggaaaaatagaaatgacaTGGAAGGTAGGGTACTTCCTATTAATGCATTTAATATGTTCTATAATGTAAGTGTAGACATTAGCCTTTGGTTGGATCCATGTTTAGCattcaaaaattcattcctgTGTATGGAatgtaaaagttttatttaccaaaaaatagtTTCTGTAAAGTTTGACTCTAGATGGGTAAAATAACAACTTGAAACTGAAAGTTGGTTAATTTTCCACAAGTTGAACTAGAATTGATAATAGTTATACACTTAAACAACAGTGGCATTAGTAGTTGTTTTTCTACCAATGATGCTGATAGGGTTGCTGATCTTTTTCATGCCTCCTGTAACTTGTATGCAACATCCTTGGTGAGAGGGATTTACCCTGCACCATACAAAGATGATTTTCTAGGGATATTAATGATATCTTTTACTCATATATTGCCAGTTGGTTTTCTTGTAAAATGGCATTGGCATGGTAAAGTATAAAACTTGGTCTGGTCTTGAAGTAATTATGATGGTAGTGTCCTGGAATCTTTGATTTGTTGCACTATTTGGGATGTTTatagtttcaatttcaaaaagttgattCTGCAACTCaatttcactcaaaattttattatttacctGAATGCACATTATTCTATTTGTTTACATGAAATTCACATTAAGAAGCCATCAAAACACATCGTAATTTAATATGTGctttaaaattattatgttcTCTTACTTTGACCAAAGTGAGCATTCTATTATCATAACATATTCCAAATATAGGACTAGACCTAATTCATCTCAGTAGTTCTCTTGCGTTGAATAGGTCTTACTTAAACAATctcccatttatttttgaattatgctGGAACTCATTTAGATTttaagtcattttttttctttcctataaaagaaaaaagaaaaaggaatttaaagtcattatatatatttatatataatccTTGAACAatgctctctcctctcacatgaatgatggggcctgaatttaattagtgggacctaTATGATGAgtcaagaaaataaattgcTCCCTATGTActaaataattacaattaaataatcacatataaGAACTTAATGTGAAGCTTGCAATATACTGGTTATGGGCTTATCAAGATAATAGGACACTTGCTTTTTATTTGACTTTGATAATTCATTTGCTTGCTAGGATTTTAGATTCTATAACTTGGGCAGGTTATTATTGATTTCTGAATTCTTTCCTACGTTCACAATTTCAGCTGAGAAGTGCCATTGATCTGAAAAGGCACTACAAGAAGGGtgattcaaaatccaaaacatTACTCAAGTATTTCCTGGCAAGTCTGTTTGTAATTTCTAGACTAAAAGTATAGTATGTGATATCTTGGAGCTCTAACTAGGACAGTGTGTATATTCTCCTTTGGGTGGTATACATTTTGTCATTAAGGCTTGGCTAATTCATACCCCTTTTTGTCTTTTGACAATTAGATCGGGGATGATGATAGTGTCAACATCATACTTCTTCACAGTTAGACTAAcgaggaaagagagaaaggagggAACAATTGCAGCTGAGTTGTTATATGATCGTACCCTTGTTGACTACAGGTGAGATATGCTACACTATCTTGTGTTTGGGTCCCTTATAAGCAAAAGTTAATTTTGAGTCCTCTGTTGTGCACCTTATATGTTTCCATTGCTACATTTAACCAAATTGgaataattttgaatatattttaggAAGTTGTTACTTCATCCTTGGTTATGTGAAGAGCACAATCAATTATTTCTACGATAATCtgtgtttgtatttgatttaCTTCTATTGGGATAGCCAGAATTGGGTTCAGTTTGTGTCTAGTGAAAGTTTTCACTGGACACGTTGGATTGCAGACACATGTCCACTCTTGGACACGTGTCCGAATCCTGCCGTGTCCAGTGAAAATTTTCATTGGACACAAGCCTTTCCTGCCAGAATTTCTCTATGAAATGAAGctttaatttcaatttgtaatgtatctttgctttgttttcctttattaatcttcctcttttttaatctctatGTATAGTAAGAAGGGGGGGAAAAAAGTTCAATCCCAATGTGTTCCATATGGGTTCATTTCATCTACATATACAATGGCAGAGGAATCCCTATTGGGTTTTAGCTGATGCTCTTGCGTCTTCTGCTTCTCGTTCTTCAACTTATTCTTCTTCATCCGTGAACTTGCCCGAAACATTCTCTCAGTTTTGTCCATTTGGAGGCAGGAACTGAGAGGGAACAAGAAAGACCGTGAACAGAGAAGTAGAAAATGGGAAACTAAACGAACTACATTAACTAGGCCAAACCCAGTGGGTTGAACGagtcagaattttttttttaaattagttaACGACATCAAATTACCTATTTTCCATATGTAATTGCAAcctagagtttttatttttatttttaaatggaaTAGAATTTGAACTTATGTCGTTGACTCTATTGTAATTGTTATCATCATCATGTTAAGACATCAATCCGTTTTTTGTGTAAATTGATTCGAATTCCACATCTATAATTTGACAATAAAAGATTTTCTAGTTGAGTTAactataacaacaacaacaacaacaaaacttaaatggtctattaattttttttttttttttttttttacttggggcatTAATAATACTTAACATTAAGGAAACCAAAAGCAAAAGTATAAAGACTAGAAATGGAACCCACCAGGGCCACCACTGATATGATAGTTTTAGGATTTATTACATCCATCAACACCATCATTACTGCAAAGATTAGTGATACTCTCCTCTCTTCTAAGAAAGTATAGGGCTTGACAACTTTTTGGAGATTTAACTAGTGTGAAAATTATGTTAACTAGTCGCGGTCCCGCGCATTGCGcgagataatttttttagggtgctcttatttagttaatttttaccATTAGGACtaatttaacaaagaaaaatgtattttataacTATACTATAGGAAAAATCACACAcgtaatatatataaattttgttgtatcaaatgaaaacaatataatttttctcaAGAATTCAAAAGGTAAGTTGGcgaaaatattcaatttttaatagaacttatttataacattttgtgtatcattaaaaagtatatacaatttagaaattattcttttagttttaaacaaactttctcgAACCCAATTTTTTCTACCCTatacaccaaaaaatatatctaaaaaaattaataaaactcaaaaaaactaaaatttaaaataaaaaggaaagagaaaaataaaaatcacatcaTAATCAAAATCCTTCTCAATATGTAAAACATATCAAATGTGAAACATATCAAACTCCTTCTTAATATCCAATGcacaatcaaattaaaattttttaataagttacGCAATAGAAATCGATGGCTGATTCTAAGCAAAAGTGCTAGTTGTAGCCTTATACATGATAATTTTAACTCTTTTaccttaataatataaaaataacataaaaatatgtaaggttgaatttattcaaccatctaattggttttattccgtgccaaatttgcttgtaattcagcatttagtaaccctgtatttaggtgggtttgatgtaagggtagtgagtgagatagagtgaagattgctcaagagtgtgcaagaaaacagagactcacggctaagcctcgcgggtgactcgcggtttcaagccgccagacgcaacacacgtgccaagcatgctggaaggtgaacagtcatgcaagctggagcactacaggacaaaacaggacaactggccatacggttatctcgcgactggatctcgcgacttagtcaagccgcgagccacccctgttttgtaaaacctaacgtttcacattcctctcccactccagtataaataccccttttacccatgattgtaagagagcttccagagagaattttgagagagaaaccctaaagaaaaacgagattgattcacccacaatctatacattagagtcttttcaaattcctcaactctctttctctccattgtcaaatccttgagaggcattataccaaacctggtactcaccatcatcatcactgtgagacagctgtttggatttctgggaagcagttaggaaggaaccaatctttat includes the following:
- the LOC115985876 gene encoding receptor-like protein 43; translation: MTHLNLTDCYFASNFSSEISHLSKLVSLDLSWNFDMRIETPSLKRLIQNLTHLNELVLDFVNMSSVRPNSFMNLSSALTSLRLCYCGLKGRFPDNIFHLPNLQLLYVCGNYNLTDLSKNQINGSIPTWLLEVKTDSLSYLNLSYNSLARIGNLPWKNLQVLDLHSNLLEEPLPVPPLHTYFFSVSRNNLTREIPLLICNLSSLHYLDLSYNRLSNKIPPCLGNLSNHLIDLDLQSNNLHGTIPSTFAKGCYLRSLKLNGNRLEGSLPQSLVHCRKLEVLDFGNNKINGTFPLWLENLPKLQVLILRTNNFHGAIGNPKYKFPFPNLRIIDLSHNEFHGLLRTNFFKYLKAMKNSNADKGGLKYMGDRYYQDFVIVAMKGIFIHLVKIQSLFTTIDFKGEIPKAIEELQSLKGLNFSHNNLTGHMPPSLGKLTNLEWIDLSSNKLIGEIPIQLADLTSLAVLNLSKNHLFGQIPQGKQFNTFTNDSYNGNLGLCGFPMTKFCGNDEGQQLLPSSTTQEDDFKFENGFN